In Novosphingobium sp. MMS21-SN21R, a single genomic region encodes these proteins:
- the nusA gene encoding transcription termination factor NusA — translation MASAISANRAELLAIANAVATEKMIDKSIVIEAMEEAIQKSARNRYGAENDIRAKLDPRTGDLRLWRVVEVVEVVEDYFKQVDIKQGEKLQPGAQVGDFIVDPLPPVDLGRIDAQSAKQVIFQKVRDAERDRQFDEFKDRAGEVITGVIKSVEFGHVIVNLGRAEGVIRRDQQIPREVPRVGERVRALILKVERQNRGPQIFLSRAHPEFMKKLFAQEVPEIYDGIITIMAAARDPGSRAKIGVISRDSSIDPVGACVGMKGSRVQAVVQELQGEKIDIIPWSEDTATFVVNALQPATVSRVVIDEEESRIEVVVPDDQLSLAIGRRGQNVRLASSLTGSAIDIMTEAEASEKRQKEFAERSKMFEEELDVDETLSQLLVAEGFSELDEVAYIDLSELAAIEGFDEELGQELQSRAAEAIERREEALREQRRALGVEDALGELPHLTEAMLVTLGKAGIRTLDDLADLATDELIAKKRVEQRRRNDKAPRERTERSERSEDKGGVLGEYGLNEEQGNEIIMAARAHWFEDEPQAEEAAHAEPSQ, via the coding sequence ATGGCCAGTGCGATTTCCGCCAATCGTGCAGAACTGCTTGCGATCGCCAACGCGGTCGCCACCGAGAAGATGATCGACAAGTCGATCGTCATCGAGGCGATGGAAGAAGCGATCCAGAAGTCTGCCCGTAACCGTTACGGCGCCGAAAACGACATCCGCGCCAAGCTCGATCCGCGCACCGGCGATCTGCGTCTGTGGCGCGTTGTCGAAGTGGTCGAAGTGGTCGAGGACTACTTCAAGCAGGTCGATATCAAGCAGGGCGAAAAGCTGCAGCCCGGCGCGCAAGTTGGCGATTTTATCGTAGATCCGCTGCCCCCGGTCGATCTCGGCCGTATCGATGCGCAGTCGGCAAAGCAGGTGATCTTCCAGAAGGTCCGTGATGCAGAGCGTGACCGCCAGTTCGACGAGTTCAAGGACCGCGCGGGCGAAGTCATCACCGGCGTGATCAAGTCGGTCGAATTCGGCCACGTGATTGTCAACCTTGGTCGTGCCGAAGGCGTGATCCGCCGCGATCAGCAGATCCCGCGTGAAGTGCCGCGCGTTGGTGAGCGCGTCCGCGCACTGATCCTCAAGGTTGAGCGCCAGAACCGTGGTCCGCAGATCTTCCTCAGCCGCGCGCACCCCGAATTCATGAAGAAGCTGTTCGCGCAGGAAGTGCCCGAAATCTACGATGGCATCATCACCATCATGGCCGCTGCCCGCGATCCGGGCAGCCGCGCCAAGATCGGCGTGATCAGCCGTGACAGCAGCATCGATCCGGTCGGCGCCTGCGTCGGCATGAAGGGCAGCCGCGTTCAGGCGGTCGTGCAGGAACTGCAGGGCGAAAAGATCGACATCATCCCGTGGAGCGAAGACACCGCGACTTTCGTGGTCAACGCGCTCCAGCCCGCCACCGTCAGCCGCGTGGTGATCGACGAGGAAGAGAGCCGCATCGAAGTCGTCGTTCCCGACGACCAGCTTTCGCTCGCCATTGGTCGTCGTGGCCAGAACGTACGCCTCGCCTCGTCATTGACGGGTTCGGCTATCGACATCATGACCGAGGCGGAAGCTTCGGAGAAGCGGCAGAAGGAATTTGCCGAGCGCTCGAAAATGTTCGAGGAAGAGCTCGACGTCGACGAGACCCTGTCGCAGCTGCTCGTGGCCGAAGGCTTCAGCGAACTCGACGAAGTGGCTTATATCGACCTTTCCGAACTGGCTGCCATCGAAGGCTTCGACGAGGAACTCGGTCAGGAACTGCAGAGCCGCGCCGCCGAAGCGATCGAGCGTCGCGAGGAAGCCTTGCGCGAACAGCGCCGCGCTCTGGGCGTCGAGGATGCTCTGGGCGAACTGCCGCATCTGACCGAAGCTATGCTGGTCACGCTGGGCAAGGCTGGCATCAGGACGCTCGACGATCTCGCTGATCTCGCCACCGACGAACTCATCGCCAAGAAGCGCGTCGAGCAGCGTCGCCGCAACGACAAGGCCCCGCGTGAGCGGACCGAGCGTTCGGAGCGCAGCGAAGACAAGGGCGGCGTTCTGGGCGAATATGGCCTGAACGAAGAGCAGGGCAACGAGATCATCATGGCCGCGCGCGCCCATTGGTTCGAAGATGAACCACAAGCTGAGGAGGCCGCCCATGCGGAACCCTCACAATGA
- the rimP gene encoding ribosome maturation protein RimP — MADIARITEVVEPEVKALGFDLVRVRYFKGSEIGDEEFTLQIMAERPETGQLVIEDCAALSRRVSDRFDALEEAGENLIVDAYRLEVSSPGIDRPLTRPKDYVAWAGQEARFTLFNPVEGNRKSLQGDLVGLEDDVVTLDDRKSGRVTFPLADVQYAKLVLTDRLLASTRPLDTSGADEEILGSDSEPGEIPEEQED; from the coding sequence ATGGCTGATATCGCGCGAATTACCGAGGTTGTTGAGCCAGAGGTCAAGGCCCTCGGCTTCGATCTCGTGCGCGTGCGCTACTTCAAAGGCAGCGAAATCGGTGATGAGGAGTTTACGCTCCAGATCATGGCGGAGCGTCCCGAGACCGGCCAGTTGGTGATCGAAGATTGTGCCGCGCTATCGCGCCGCGTGTCCGATCGTTTCGATGCGCTTGAGGAAGCGGGCGAAAACCTGATTGTGGACGCCTATCGCCTCGAAGTATCGTCGCCCGGCATTGATCGTCCGCTTACCCGGCCCAAGGATTATGTGGCCTGGGCGGGGCAGGAGGCACGCTTCACGTTGTTCAATCCCGTCGAAGGTAACCGCAAGTCCCTCCAGGGCGATCTGGTTGGGCTGGAAGACGATGTGGTCACGCTTGATGATCGCAAGTCCGGCCGTGTGACCTTTCCGCTGGCCGACGTGCAATATGCCAAGCTTGTCCTGACCGACAGGCTGCTGGCATCGACCCGCCCACTGGACACCAGCGGCGCGGACGAAGAAATTCTCGGTTCGGACAGCGAACCGGGCGAAATCCCCGAAGAACAGGAAGACTGA
- a CDS encoding PspC domain-containing protein, with translation MSPLRFDDSAVRPVEKSGGFRLDKVRGKMMGVCAGIGNYFGVDATLVRVAFAIATVLGFGSAIVVYLLIGLIAD, from the coding sequence ATGAGCCCACTTCGCTTCGATGATTCCGCAGTGCGTCCGGTCGAAAAGTCAGGCGGTTTCCGCCTCGACAAGGTTCGCGGCAAGATGATGGGCGTGTGCGCCGGGATCGGCAACTATTTCGGCGTCGACGCAACTCTGGTCCGTGTGGCTTTCGCCATCGCCACCGTGCTCGGTTTCGGCTCGGCCATCGTCGTATATCTGCTCATCGGCCTGATCGCCGACTGA